A section of the Engystomops pustulosus chromosome 3, aEngPut4.maternal, whole genome shotgun sequence genome encodes:
- the MTMR9 gene encoding myotubularin-related protein 9, with protein sequence MEFAELIKTPRVDKVLLHRPFHPTVGGTLCLTGHHLILSSRQDNSEELWLLHSNIDSIEKRFVGTTGTITIKCKDLRIIQLEITGMDESLNIASSIEALSTLDSITLMYPFFYRPMFEVTEDGWNSFLPEQEFELLSTETEDWRLSEVNRDFSVCQSYPQVVIVPKSIDDESLRKVAAFRQGGRFPVLSYYHRKNGMVMMRSSQPLTGTNGRRCKEDEKLINATLRPGKRGYIIDTRSLNVAQQARAKGGGFEQEAYYPQWRRIHKTIERFNILQESLIKLVEACNDQSHNMDRWLSKLEASNWLSHIKEILTSACLAAQCIDREGASVLVHGSEGMDSTLQVTSLAQIILEPKCRTIRGFEALVEKEWLQAGHPFQHRCAQSAYSNSKQRWEAPTFLLFLDCVWQILRQFPCSFEFNERFLVTLFEHAYASQFGSFLGNNECERSKLKLKQKTLSLWSWVNQPTELHKFTNPLYEPNGLVIWPSVAPQSLLLWEGVFLRWNRSSKYQEDAYEEMIHIIEYNKELQVRVNALRRQLAELETEDEMLLETP encoded by the exons ATGGAGTTCGCCGAACTGATCAAGACCCCCAGGGTGGATAAGGTGCTGCTGCATAGACCCTTCCACCCGACAGTGGGCGGGACCTTGTGCCTGACGGGTCACCACCTGATCCTGAGCTCCAGACAGGACAACAGTGAGGAGCTATGGCTGCTGCACTCCAATATAGACTCCATAGAGAAGAG GTTTGTGGGGACGACCGGGACCATCACCATAAAATGTAAGGACCTGCGGATCATCCAGCTGGAGATCACCGGGATGGACGAGAGCCTGAACATCGCCAGCTCCATAGAG GCCTTGTCCACACTGGACTCCATCACGCTCATGTACCCCTTCTTCTACCGGCCGATGTTCGAGGTGACGGAGGACGGCTGGAATTCTTTCCTTCCAGAACAGGAGTTTGAGCTCCTCTCCACAGAG ACTGAAGATTGGAGACTGAGTGAAGTGAACCGCGACTTCTCCGTCTGTCAGTCCTACCCCCAAGTCGTCATCGTCCCCAAATCCATTGACGATGAGTCTCTGCGAAAGGTGGCGGCATTCCGACAGGGAGGAAGATTCCCAGTGCTGAGCTATTACCACCGGAAGAATGGTATG GTGATGATGCGCAGCAGTCAGCCCCTCACCGGCACCAATGGCAGACGCTGTAAGGAGGACGAGAAGCTCATTAACGCCACGCTACGCCCCGGAAAACGAGGTTACATCATAGACACCCGCTCACTGAATGTGGCGCAGCAGGCGAGAGCCAAGGGCGGCGGCTTTGAGCAAGAGGCTTATTACCCACAGTGGAGGAGGATTCACAAGACCATTGAACG GTTTAACatcctgcaggagagtctgatcAAGCTGGTGGAGGCCTGTAACGACCAGTCCCACAACATGGACCGCTGGCTCAGCAAACTGGAGGCCTCCAACTGGCTGAGCCACATCAAGGAGATCCTGACCAGCGCCTGCCTGGCCGCACAGTGCATCGACCG ggagggggcgtcCGTCCTGGTCCACGGATCAGAGGGCATGGACTCCACGTTACAGGTGACCTCCCTGGCCCAAATCATTCTGGAGCCCAAGTGCAGAACCATCCGTGGGTTCGAGGCCCTGGTGGAGAAGGAGTGGCTACAG GCCGGTCATCCGTTTCAGCACCGCTGCGCCCAGTCCGCCTACTccaacagcaagcagaggtggGAGGCCCCGACCTTCCTGCTCTTCCTGGACTGTGTGTGGCAGATCCTCCGCCAGTTCCCCTGCTCCTTCGAGTTTAACGAGAGATTCCTGGTCACGCTGTTCGAGCACGCCTACGCCTCGCAGTTCGGCAGCTTCCTAGGGAACAATGAGTGTGAGAG GAGTAAGCTCAAGCTGAAGCAGAAGACGCTGTCCCTCTGGTCCTGGGTGAACCAACCCACCGAACTCCACAAATTCACTAACCCCCTGTATGAACCCAACGGGCTGGTGATCTGGCCCTCCGTGGCCCCCCAGAGCCTGCTGCTTTGGGAAG GGGTGTTCCTGCGCTGGAATAGATCCTCCAAGTACCAGGAAGATGCTTACGAGGAGATGATCCACATCATAGAGTACAATAAGGAGCTACAGGTCCGGGTAAACGCATTAAGGAGGCAGCTCGCCGAACTGGAGACAGAGGACGAGATGCTGCTGGAGACCCCTTAA